In Nymphalis io chromosome 13, ilAglIoxx1.1, whole genome shotgun sequence, one genomic interval encodes:
- the LOC126773079 gene encoding uncharacterized protein LOC126773079 has translation MDNFDTERFIEEIENRPPLWDSTLEEYSKRELKKQCWDDIVDIFGGKNLTATERRNAEITLQKKWKGIRGCYTRELKRQEKLKAGDFPGPRKSEYTHFQQLQFLRKVVISRDSDEAPDYIYYEVPDFTTEIKKEDEDDDPLQEDRYRRVKKAKYELDDDEDKLFLLSILSTLQSIPVSKKINTKIKLLTVLEEATRNADD, from the exons ATGGATAATTTTGATACGGAAAGGTTTATAGAAGAAATAGAAAACAGACCACCTCTATGGGACAGTACTTTAGAAGAATATTCTAAAAGAGAACTGAAGAAGCAATGTTGGGATGACATTGTTGATATTTTCGGTGGCAAGAACTTGACAGCCACGGAGCGGAGAAATGCAG AAATAACACTACAGAAAAAATGGAAAGGTATTCGAGGCTGTTACACACGTGAGCTAAAGAGACAGGAGAAACTAAAAGCTGGAGATTTTCCAGGTCCAAGGAAATCTGAGTACACGCATTTCCAACAACTACAATTCCTTCGTAAAGTTGTTATATCAAGGGACTCGGATGAAGCGCCAGACTATATTTACTACGAAGTCCCCGATTTTACAACAGAAATTAAGAAAGAAGATGAAGATGACGATCCTTTGCAAGAGGATAGGTATAGACGAGTGAAAAAAGCGAAGTATGAGCTGGATGACGATGAGGACAAATTGTTTCTTCTATCAATTTTAAGTACCTTGCAGAGTATACCTGTGTCTAAGAAGATAAATACCAAGATTAAATTGTTAACAGTGCTCGAAGAAGCTACAAGAAATGCAGATGATTGA